From a single Mobula birostris isolate sMobBir1 chromosome 13, sMobBir1.hap1, whole genome shotgun sequence genomic region:
- the LOC140207338 gene encoding uncharacterized protein isoform X3 — protein MNRTQRQYQQQVHELNSTLKSRTFEHSRLELSQRNCLKNISTLNNNLSNLENNITILNSELSELNQTHTDLRHECNQLETKYRIITETKDQICQYLNRRRAEPDVSYAELNVKTLSAPRIRTDGELNFRKEEPRIDKGEDPPISSRPGGLPTTAQTGPHKQESKENFGNRSHRKICLLCLVTCALIAIVAGLSIFVSQTRQSLITSNRNYRRLWEQHQEMNRTQRQYQQQVHELNSTLKSRTFEHSRLELSQRNCLKNISTLNNNLSNLENNITILNSELSELNQTHTDLRHECNQLETKYRIITETKDQICQYLNRRREQTCPQYWTEKEGWCYFISMSLKSYDGAREHCSKFDARLLEINSNAEKERRLLSSVQGEVWMGHLQ, from the exons ATGAACAGGACCCAACGCCAATATCAACAGCAAGTCCATGAGCTGAACTCAACCCTTAAATCCAGGACATTTGAACACTCCCGCCTGGAACTCTCCCAGAGAAACTGTCTAAAGAATATTTCCACCCTCAACAACAACCTCTCCAATCTcgaaaacaacattaccatcctcAACTCCGAACTCTCAGAGCTGAATCAAACACACACCGATCTCCGCCATGAATGCAATCAGCTCGAAACAAAGTACAGAATCATCACCGAAACCAAAGATCAGATTTGCCAGTACCTCAACAGGAGAAGAG CTGAACCTGATGTATCGTACGCGGAACTGAATGTCAAGACCCTCTCGGCGCCGCGGATCCGGACAGATGGAG AGCTGAACTTTCGGAAAGAGGAACCCCGCATCGATAAGGGCGAAGATCCGCCCATTTCCTCGAGACCCGGCGGGTTGCCAACCACTGCACAAACAG GTCCGCATAAACAGGAGTCGAAAGAGAACTTCGGAAATAGATCGCACCGTAAGATCTGCCTACTCTGCCTCGTTACCTGCGCCCTTATCGCGATAGTGGCCGGGCTCTCGATCTTTG TATCACAGACTCGTCAGTCTCTGATCACCTCCAACCGAAACTACCGGAGACTTTGGGAACAACATCAGGAGATGAACAGGACCCAACGCCAATATCAACAGCAAGTCCATGAGCTGAACTCAACCCTTAAATCCAGGACATTTGAACACTCCCGCCTGGAACTCTCCCAGAGAAACTGTCTAAAGAATATTTCCACCCTCAACAACAACCTCTCCAATCTcgaaaacaacattaccatcctcAACTCCGAACTCTCAGAGCTGAATCAAACACACACCGATCTCCGCCATGAATGCAATCAGCTCGAAACAAAGTACAGAATCATCACCGAAACCAAAGATCAGATTTGCCAGTACCTCAACAGGAGAAGAG AGCAAACGTGTCCCCAGTACTGGACCGAAAAGGAAGGCTGGTGTTATTTTATATCCATGTCCTTAAAATCTTATGATGGAGCGAGGGAACATTGTTCAAAATTTGATGCAAGGCTCCTGGAAATAAATTCAAACGCGGAAAAG GAACGTCGCCTCTTATCTTCTGTACAAGGTGAAGTATGGATGGGCCACCTGCAGTAA
- the LOC140207338 gene encoding uncharacterized protein isoform X1, whose amino-acid sequence MNRTQRQYQQQVHELNSTLKSRTFEHSRLELSQRNCLKNISTLNNNLSNLENNITILNSELSELNQTHTDLRHECNQLETKYRIITETKDQICQYLNRRRAEPDVSYAELNVKTLSAPRIRTDGELNFRKEEPRIDKGEDPPISSRPGGLPTTAQTGPHKQESKENFGNRSHRKICLLCLVTCALIAIVAGLSIFVSQTRQSLITSNRNYRRLWEQHQEMNRTQRQYQQQVHELNSTLKSRTFEHSRLELSQRNCLKNISTLNNNLSNLENNITILNSELSELNQTHTDLRHECNQLETKYRIITETKDQICQYLNRRREQTCPQYWTEKEGWCYFISMSLKSYDGAREHCSKFDARLLEINSNAEKNFVSNDVTRYTAYWIGKCANRNVASYLLYKVKYGWATCSKCDSHAWSYDCKNEYRFICEKSAYLYPDIPEEIQGLCQQPVGPTSIK is encoded by the exons ATGAACAGGACCCAACGCCAATATCAACAGCAAGTCCATGAGCTGAACTCAACCCTTAAATCCAGGACATTTGAACACTCCCGCCTGGAACTCTCCCAGAGAAACTGTCTAAAGAATATTTCCACCCTCAACAACAACCTCTCCAATCTcgaaaacaacattaccatcctcAACTCCGAACTCTCAGAGCTGAATCAAACACACACCGATCTCCGCCATGAATGCAATCAGCTCGAAACAAAGTACAGAATCATCACCGAAACCAAAGATCAGATTTGCCAGTACCTCAACAGGAGAAGAG CTGAACCTGATGTATCGTACGCGGAACTGAATGTCAAGACCCTCTCGGCGCCGCGGATCCGGACAGATGGAG AGCTGAACTTTCGGAAAGAGGAACCCCGCATCGATAAGGGCGAAGATCCGCCCATTTCCTCGAGACCCGGCGGGTTGCCAACCACTGCACAAACAG GTCCGCATAAACAGGAGTCGAAAGAGAACTTCGGAAATAGATCGCACCGTAAGATCTGCCTACTCTGCCTCGTTACCTGCGCCCTTATCGCGATAGTGGCCGGGCTCTCGATCTTTG TATCACAGACTCGTCAGTCTCTGATCACCTCCAACCGAAACTACCGGAGACTTTGGGAACAACATCAGGAGATGAACAGGACCCAACGCCAATATCAACAGCAAGTCCATGAGCTGAACTCAACCCTTAAATCCAGGACATTTGAACACTCCCGCCTGGAACTCTCCCAGAGAAACTGTCTAAAGAATATTTCCACCCTCAACAACAACCTCTCCAATCTcgaaaacaacattaccatcctcAACTCCGAACTCTCAGAGCTGAATCAAACACACACCGATCTCCGCCATGAATGCAATCAGCTCGAAACAAAGTACAGAATCATCACCGAAACCAAAGATCAGATTTGCCAGTACCTCAACAGGAGAAGAG AGCAAACGTGTCCCCAGTACTGGACCGAAAAGGAAGGCTGGTGTTATTTTATATCCATGTCCTTAAAATCTTATGATGGAGCGAGGGAACATTGTTCAAAATTTGATGCAAGGCTCCTGGAAATAAATTCAAACGCGGAAAAG AATTTTGTTTCCAATGATGTCACTCGATACACAGCgtactggattggaaaatgcgcAAACAG GAACGTCGCCTCTTATCTTCTGTACAAGGTGAAGTATGGATGGGCCACCTGCAGTAAGTGCGACTCGCACGCATGGAGTTACGATTGCAAAAATGAATACAGATTTATCTGCGAGAAGTCTGCATATTTATACCCGGATATTCCTGAAGAGATCCAAGGTCTCTGTCAACAGCCTGTCGGGCCGACTTCAATCAAGTGA
- the LOC140207338 gene encoding uncharacterized protein isoform X2, with protein sequence MNRTQRQYQQQVHELNSTLKSRTFEHSRLELSQRNCLKNISTLNNNLSNLENNITILNSELSELNQTHTDLRHECNQLETKYRIITETKDQICQYLNRRRAEPDVSYAELNVKTLSAPRIRTDGGPHKQESKENFGNRSHRKICLLCLVTCALIAIVAGLSIFVSQTRQSLITSNRNYRRLWEQHQEMNRTQRQYQQQVHELNSTLKSRTFEHSRLELSQRNCLKNISTLNNNLSNLENNITILNSELSELNQTHTDLRHECNQLETKYRIITETKDQICQYLNRRREQTCPQYWTEKEGWCYFISMSLKSYDGAREHCSKFDARLLEINSNAEKNFVSNDVTRYTAYWIGKCANRNVASYLLYKVKYGWATCSKCDSHAWSYDCKNEYRFICEKSAYLYPDIPEEIQGLCQQPVGPTSIK encoded by the exons ATGAACAGGACCCAACGCCAATATCAACAGCAAGTCCATGAGCTGAACTCAACCCTTAAATCCAGGACATTTGAACACTCCCGCCTGGAACTCTCCCAGAGAAACTGTCTAAAGAATATTTCCACCCTCAACAACAACCTCTCCAATCTcgaaaacaacattaccatcctcAACTCCGAACTCTCAGAGCTGAATCAAACACACACCGATCTCCGCCATGAATGCAATCAGCTCGAAACAAAGTACAGAATCATCACCGAAACCAAAGATCAGATTTGCCAGTACCTCAACAGGAGAAGAG CTGAACCTGATGTATCGTACGCGGAACTGAATGTCAAGACCCTCTCGGCGCCGCGGATCCGGACAGATGGAG GTCCGCATAAACAGGAGTCGAAAGAGAACTTCGGAAATAGATCGCACCGTAAGATCTGCCTACTCTGCCTCGTTACCTGCGCCCTTATCGCGATAGTGGCCGGGCTCTCGATCTTTG TATCACAGACTCGTCAGTCTCTGATCACCTCCAACCGAAACTACCGGAGACTTTGGGAACAACATCAGGAGATGAACAGGACCCAACGCCAATATCAACAGCAAGTCCATGAGCTGAACTCAACCCTTAAATCCAGGACATTTGAACACTCCCGCCTGGAACTCTCCCAGAGAAACTGTCTAAAGAATATTTCCACCCTCAACAACAACCTCTCCAATCTcgaaaacaacattaccatcctcAACTCCGAACTCTCAGAGCTGAATCAAACACACACCGATCTCCGCCATGAATGCAATCAGCTCGAAACAAAGTACAGAATCATCACCGAAACCAAAGATCAGATTTGCCAGTACCTCAACAGGAGAAGAG AGCAAACGTGTCCCCAGTACTGGACCGAAAAGGAAGGCTGGTGTTATTTTATATCCATGTCCTTAAAATCTTATGATGGAGCGAGGGAACATTGTTCAAAATTTGATGCAAGGCTCCTGGAAATAAATTCAAACGCGGAAAAG AATTTTGTTTCCAATGATGTCACTCGATACACAGCgtactggattggaaaatgcgcAAACAG GAACGTCGCCTCTTATCTTCTGTACAAGGTGAAGTATGGATGGGCCACCTGCAGTAAGTGCGACTCGCACGCATGGAGTTACGATTGCAAAAATGAATACAGATTTATCTGCGAGAAGTCTGCATATTTATACCCGGATATTCCTGAAGAGATCCAAGGTCTCTGTCAACAGCCTGTCGGGCCGACTTCAATCAAGTGA